The following are from one region of the Plasmodium gaboni strain SY75 chromosome 12, whole genome shotgun sequence genome:
- a CDS encoding hypothetical protein (conserved Plasmodium protein, unknown function), translating into MCTVYIYSKNMLVVNSNNNNNNNSNNNIYSNIKNDKVDMLIYSFYQLMDPLSDVERKSLWLFLFNKKRCINNVSYENITKMLLYDDDLYMSILYDTNILLYFEKKKKLLYAITIYTYVHAIYYLLLHICGNIISILESQNIVQFNKVIHNKKYNEYCCSYIKYNENSICEEGVRKKGRKKKKKKHNIITKQIINIYKSIGFIVTPYVDISCIRYESFNTLRIFIMLYYSHNDTNFMKKKFIYYGYLKETEKMIEHFIYKYENPIFKYLKKNMVAYVKIFFSYPLNNKNIQNVYMLRSICIYIFERQCLKFCHLNNYILQRNYLKKSYKFFLSLPKLLKYLVSFRFPNKEFNIFINFSSYNFHHFPFNYMIIYSFILVFLIIIYFFKNNIKRICRYIKYYAMVERRNIIHVCYKRLYDKMNKISDPFIQIYSNEYTHMYEYIMELCFNVKHIISYNKESLYKKNINDNNHNNNYSNNNENRNNYNHKNKNNAKDILKFCSFNRINYNNRKEQEDDDDDDDDSNKKKQPSKYESDDIQFVIVKRKNVQINDNNHLKIKKRVMKKKIEKRKKAYSINISCQKFNTHILKLKTYNKRTFYINMNEYKKVVFKKLKCMNKRISTYFIKDRNGFTNMYKSKKRYFAKILKKKKYVHTYESNKRDNNYFYLYEQSFKDKMLRSLFYVIKYKNLCDNLININYQVYDLLNKNEKKKINYIDNNRNLNRINEYNQFCLNDYNDWAAYTKNDILNYISNYLYVSHIYNDFEKINKTLQRIFTCNMDTFYNNNNNIDEIINLNNSDLHNQNKYNISEKSFNSSNMHWFGYKKGMEDENKYYIPLNNVMNDKMNGYYNTNNYVNCINKDITEKMKVTKMKTLNKVVIYNNNNNNNNNNNNNDYDDNNNHSEVGKKKKKSLEEKQIYIDEHVEENTIHILNLQEKNLCKYFQESQIGLIKYIDCLLNDYLKNMNLDKYINIIYKDTYNNNKIYKDNIVGAFYNLFSSVKIDDMIKCNYETFQILLNKKIGDILNILDILINTYKSYEYNSMDCSCDVKEYENVFNKNYEYNNFLNNKYNTIGNKEVPINENHLLVKKRTNKDNQIYKKSDKVIYENVCDDNFIVNRKVSSNKNCISIMNQTNNSDSRKLNYFIKNEIYDMECNQRTETNPNSERSYGIIYNENDMRINLDMLLKNDISLFNKSRTVNRTHCDRIENNSNDDNNIYRGRYINQHNIISNECMRQHIKYTNINYNNHKNNCINENVRKKNTITLNNALNYNTNEEDKENISYSDNHIHMKRTMKNYSHSLDVHSINKDKQLNDTNNYNFIKWKNVLPYCNTCKNKYDNKIEINNFDNNIINKYEKNECTYCSNKIQHDKIYNIVGKVKSENSRNIYKSNRTNNTDNILGYNRENKCMNSYCVKKNSSRRIYKDENYEYKNDEYKNDEHKNYEYKNDEYKNDEHKNYEYKNDEHKNYEYKNYEHKNYEYKNDEHNNYEHKNDEYKNYEYKNYEYKNYEHKNYEHKNDEYKNDCFLNIKGGKKSIFENVFKRNDLKFKLINEENITKPNNNVYVNISQKNDIEKIEKQRDCNNSLLKLSSYGINKSNNNNGIIIHNNCNINNIDHLSSCNNIPSSNNVLSTNNIDSSNYRNDMCLNTNDRIIFHQYKNSCMINDNNDYNSKSINECEAEDTKDTNDVKEISNGVFYNYLNDMNDMNDMNDMNDVNDMNDMNERFYYNYLDDNKYDSDGRSNHICSNKDYSKKYYSNNNYYNNHNCSNNVYYNYDSILSSENQIYKHIQECKDINFINDMQHYKLSTIKNKDNNIINGDIIQSYKNKNSNNNYDKGNVGNYYDIKIKKNSSNMNNSNNIIKYEQNNDDIKVVSNIPYDFLKKKRNSTENTLLINHHNNNSTDNNNYYYNYNINNDLLFHQLNNISNNRNNDISLERRLNDFKNSLINKNKTNETGKKQVDVLRNLKSKIDVFSYVENYLLDKNIESNKNYMKLKINEIEDTKTNNKYYKNYEKCTNKYNCNNNNNNNIIFNIDENDCKTSNNKSRTLSLQNENIRENDFLNSFKMYENINENYNVLEQNINNIKIKNELRYPQQNSHHENNNDVINNKNSDDNICNNNIHLMNQISNTKDDDLNVKIINTKQCSFSNNNIKQTCKDKKKIQDILHINGQCKPCAFFYNKNKGCRNGDSCEFCHHVDHSNLSLKQWKKQQKKMMKLGLLNNEKLNIMARIEIANKEKEKSCINMENINNKKNITINNENYIRKNNGKLNEPNNNIEDYTSENKENIINKKLNAYDIFISQQKLCNDVTSMNKKECNKQSDNIFNNSYIDGYNVNNVRSTNHISNNSIIINKRMISNNKIVINNQRISNKNMIFNNNIISNNIIMYNKKKSSNSSSSSCINAIHRNKSTNNFVSSNILRNMTNKKIDLKNNMIFKKMSTNNCEMKNPNLCSLLSNASENGSYKTNDFLNENEKYKTKDNDNHKFSDNKRGNNILKSHNIKHNNINDINVLHSDNKFHNIHTNNHIGDLKYEGRNITNDRFKKNIMLKNKTNEKDPIRQIKHTNIEEENKKYLLPLNHNEIYLGEDNKIKSENNETENNAKLRTKIINNIEKNLLENRHLNFNKSHNYNSMINNMSPLNMNNVCHDKRKIMSMTKDIEKNIIKETNLFPKFIRSNNKIAQDFINVTDNKSTRDITCINEILKREPLK; encoded by the coding sequence ATGTGTActgtttatatatattccaaAAATATGCTTGTGGttaatagtaataataataataataataatagtaataataatatttatagtaatattaaaaatgataaagTGGATATGTTAATTTATAGTTTCTATCAATTAATGGATCCTTTAAGTGATGTCGAAAGAAAATCATTATGgctttttttattcaatAAGAAGAGatgtattaataatgtttcatatgaaaatattacgaaaatgttattatatgatGATGATTTATACATgtcaatattatatgatacaaatatattattatattttgaaaaaaaaaaaaaattattatatgcTATTACAATTTATACTTATGTACATGcaatttattatttgttgttacatatatgtggaaatattatatcaatTTTGGAGAGCCAAAATATTGTTCAATTTAATAAAGTaattcataataaaaaatataatgaatattGTTGTAGTTATATAAAGTACAATGAAAATTCAATATGTGAGGAGGGTGTGAgaaaaaaaggaagaaaaaaaaaaaaaaaaaagcacaatataattactaaacaaattataaatatttataaaagtATAGGATTTATTGTAACACCTTATGTGGATATAAGTTGTATAAGATATGAATCTTTTAATACATtaagaatatttattatgttgTATTACAGTCATAATGATACcaattttatgaaaaaaaaattcatatattatgGATATCTTAAAGAAACTGAAAAAATGATAgaacattttatatacaaatatgaaaatccaatttttaaatatttaaaaaaaaatatggtAGCTTAcgtaaaaatattcttttcttACCCtctaaataataaaaacatacaaaatgtttatatgttaagatctatatgtatatatatttttgaacGTCAATGTTTGAAATTTTgtcatttaaataattatatattacaacgtaattatttgaaaaagtcttataaattttttttatcacttccaaaattattaaaatatttggTATCATTTCGGTTCCCTAATAAagaatttaatatttttattaacttttcttcttataattttcatcatttcccttttaattatatgataatatattctttcATATTAGTGTTTctaattataatatatttttttaaaaataatatcaaGAGAATATGTAGGTATATTAAATACTATGCAATGGTGGAGAGGcgtaatattattcatgTGTGCTATAAAAGACTATATGATAAgatgaataaaatatctGATCCTTTTATACAGATTTATTCAAATGAGTATACACATATgtatgaatatattatggAACTTTGCTTTAATGtgaaacatataataaGTTATAATAAGGAGTCGctatataaaaaaaatataaatgacaataatcataataataattatagtaataataatgaaaatcGCAATAATTACAATcataagaataaaaataatgcaaaggatattttaaaattcTGCAGTTTCAATAGGATCAATTATAATAATCGCAAAGAACAAGAAGACGACGAcgatgatgatgatgatagtaataaaaaaaaacaacCTTCAAAATACGAATCAGATGATATACAATTTGTTATAGTGAAGAGAAAAAATGTTCAgattaatgataataatcatttaaaaattaaaaaaagagttatgaaaaaaaaaattgaaaaaagaaagaaagcttatagtattaatataagttgtcaaaaatttaatactcacatattaaaattgaaaacatataataaaagaacattttatattaatatgaatgaatataaaaaagttGTATTTAAAAAGTTAAAATGTATGAATAAAAGAATAAGTACTTATTTCATTAAAGACAGAAATGGTTTTACTAATATGTATAAGTctaaaaaaagatattttgctaaaatattaaaaaaaaaaaaatatgtacatacatatgaatcaaataaaagggataacaattatttttatttatatgaacaatCGTTTAAAGATAAAATGTTGAGatcattattttatgttattaaatataaaaatctTTGTGATAatttgataaatataaattatcaAGTTTATGActtattaaataaaaatgaaaagaaaaaaattaattatatagaCAATAATAGGAATTTGAATCGTattaatgaatataatCAATTTTGTTTGAATGATTATAATGATTGGGCAGcatatacaaaaaatgatattttaaattatatttctaattatttgtatgtatcacatatatataatgattttGAAAAGATAAATAAGACATTACAAAGAATATTTACCTGTAATATGGatactttttataataataataataatattgatgaaattataaatttgAATAATAGTGATTTGcataatcaaaataaatataatatatcagAGAAATCATTTAATAGTAGTAATATGCATTGGTTTGGTTATAAAAAAGGTATGgaagatgaaaataaatattacataCCTTTGAATAACGTGATGAATGACAAAATGAATGGATACTACAACacaaataattatgttaattgtataaataaagatattaCAGAAAAGATGAAGGTTACTAAAATGAAGACATTAAACAAAGTTgtaatttataataataataataataataataataataataataataatgattatgatgataataataatcatagTGAGGTtggtaaaaaaaaaaaaaaaagtttagaagaaaaacaaatatatatagatgAACATGTGGAAGAAAATActattcatatattaaacttacaagaaaagaatttatgtaaatattttcaagAAAGCCAAATTGgattaataaaatatatcgATTGCTTACTAAATGATTAccttaaaaatatgaatctcgataaatatatcaatataatttataaagatacatataataataataaaatatataaggaTAATATAGTAGGAgctttttataatttattttcatctgTTAAGATTGATGATATGATTAAGTGTAATTATGAAACATTtcaaattttattaaataaaaaaataggagatatattaaatattttagatatattaataaacaCCTACAAATCTTACGAATATAATAGTATGGATTGTTCATGTGATGTGAAGGAATATGAAAATGTATTTAATAAGAATTATGAGTacaataattttttaaataataaatataatacaattGGTAATAAGGAAGTACCTATAAATGAAAATCATTTGTTGGTTAAGAAACGAACAAACAAAGAtaatcaaatatataaaaagagtgataaagttatatatgaaaatgtTTGTGATGATAATTTTATAGTTAATCGTAAGGTGTCTTCTAATAAAAACTGCATAAGTATTATGAATCAAACTAATAATAGTGATAGTAGgaaattaaattattttataaaaaatgaaatatatgatatgGAATGTAACCAGAGGACAGAAACAAATCCGAATAGTGAAAGATCATATggtataatatataatgaaaatgatatgAGAATTAATTTGGACatgttattaaaaaatgatatatcgctatttaataaaagtaGAACTGTAAATAGAACACACTGCGATAgaattgaaaataatagtaatgatgataataatatatatagagGTAGATATATTAATCAACATAACATTATTAGTAACGAATGTATGAGGCaacatattaaatatacaaatataaattataacaACCATAAGAATAACTGCATAAACGAAAATGtaagaaagaaaaatacCATTACACTGAATAATGCATTGAattataatacaaatgaaGAAGATAAGGAAAACATTAGTTATAGTGATAAtcatatacatatgaaGAGAActatgaaaaattattcacATAGTTTGGATGTCCATTCTATAAATAAGGATAAACAGTTAAATGATACTAACaattataatttcattAAATGGAAAAATGTTCTTCCATATTGTAATActtgtaaaaataaatatgataataaaattgaaataaataattttgataataacattataaataaatatgaaaagaaTGAGTGTACGTATTGTagtaataaaatacaacatgataaaatatataatatagtaGGAAAGGTTAAATCTGAAAATTcaaggaatatatataaatcaaatAGAACAAATAATACTGATAATATTTTAGGATACAATAGGGAAAACAAATGCATGAATTCATATTgtgtaaaaaaaaatagtagTAGGAGAATATACAAAGATgaaaattatgaatataaaaatgatgaatataaaaatgatgaacataaaaattatgaatataaaaatgatgaatataaaaatgatgaacataaaaattatgaatataaaaatgatgaacataaaaattatgaatataaaaattatgaacataaaaattatgaatataaaaatgatgaacataataattatgaacataaaaatgatgaatataaaaattatgaatataaaaattatgaatataaaaattatgaacataaaaattatgaacataaaaatgatgaatataaaaatgattgttttttaaatataaaaggaggaaaaaaaagtatatttGAAAATGTATTCAAACGTAATGACTTAAAATTcaaattaataaatgaagaaaatataacaaaacCAAATAACAATGTTTATGTTAATATTTCACAAAAGAAtgatatagaaaaaattgaaaaGCAACGAGACTGtaataattcattattaaaattatcttcatatggaataaataaaagtaacaataataatggtattattattcacaataattgtaatataaacaatatagACCATTTAAGTAGCTGTAATAACATACCTAGTAGCAATAATGTTTTAAGCACTAATAACATTGATAGTAGTAATTATAGAAATGATATGTGTCTTAACACGAATGACagaattatatttcatcaatataaaaatagttGTATgattaatgataataatgattataatagTAAAAGTATAAATGAATGTGAAGCAGAAGATACTAAAGATACCAATGATGTTAAAGAGATATCTAATGGTGTTTTCTATAACTATTTGAATGATATGAATGATATGAATGATATGAATGATATGAATGATGTGAATGATATGAATGATATGAATGAGAGATTTTATTACAATTATTTggatgataataaatatgatagTGATGGAAGAAGTAATCATATTTGTAGTAATAAAGATTatagtaaaaaatattatagtaacaataattattataataatcataattgtagtaataatgtatattataattatgatagTATTCTGTCTAGTGaaaatcaaatatataaacatatacaAGAATGTAAGGATAtcaattttataaatgatatGCAACATTACAAACTTAGTACTATTAAAAATAaggataataatattattaatggTGATATAATACAGagttataaaaataaaaacagtaataataattatgataaagGAAATGTGggaaattattatgatataaaaataaaaaaaaattcaagtaatatgaataattctaataatataataaaatatgaacaaaataatgatgatataaaagTTGTTTCAAATATACCTtatgattttttaaaaaaaaaaaggaatagTACTGAAAATACACTTTTGATAAATCATcacaataataatagtactgataataataattattattataattataatataaataatgatcttttatttcatcaactaaataatattagtaataacagaaataatgatatatctTTAGAAAGGCGATTAAATGATTTTAAAAATTCcttaataaataaaaataaaacaaatgaaACAGGGAAAAAACAAGTTGACGTTTTGAGAAATCTTAAAAGTAAGATAGATGTTTTTTCTTATGTAGAAAATTATCTTttagataaaaatattgaaagcaataaaaattatatgaaattGAAAATTAATGAAATTGAAGACACTAAAACGAATAATAagtattataaaaattatgagaagtgtacaaataaatataattgtaataataataataataataatatcatatttaatattgATGAAAATGATTGTAAAACTTCTAATAACAAGTCAAGAACTCTATCATTACAAAACGAAAATATACGTGAAAATGATTTTTTGAATTCATTTAAAATgtatgaaaatataaatgaaaattataatgtACTTGAAcagaatataaataatataaaaattaaaaatgaacTAAGATACCCACAACAAAATAGCCATcatgaaaataataatgacgtaattaataataaaaatagtgATGATAAcatatgtaataataatattcatttaatgAACCAAATAAGTAATACAAAGGATGATGACTTAAAtgttaaaataattaatacTAAACAATGCTCGTTCtctaataataacataaaaCAAACATgtaaagataaaaaaaaaatacaagatatattacatataaatgGACAATGTAAACCATGTGCATTTTTTTACAATAAAAACAAAGGATGTAGAAACGGGGATTCTTGTGAATTCTGTCATCATGTAGATCATTCAAACCTATCATTAAAACAGTGGAAAAAACaacagaaaaaaatgatgaaacTAGGTCTTTTAAATAACGAAAAACTAAACATAATGGCAAGGATAGAAATAGctaataaagaaaaagaaaagagttgtattaatatggaaaacataaataataaaaaaaacattactataaataatgaaaattatataagaaaaaataatggTAAGTTAAATGAGcctaataataatatagaagACTATACGAGTGAAAATAAGgagaatattataaataaaaaattgaatgcttatgatatttttataagtCAACAGAAACTATGTAATGATGTGACTAGCatgaataaaaaagaatgtaataaacaaagtgataatatttttaataattcatatattgATGGATATAATGTAAACAATGTTCGAAGTACTAATCATATAAGTAATAATAGCATTATAATTAACAAACGAATGATAAGTAATAACAAAATTGTTATTAATAATCAACGTAtaagtaataaaaatatgatatttaataacaacattataagtaataatattattatgtataataaaaagaaaagtaGTAACAGCAGTAGTAGTAGTTGTATCAATGCAATACATCGAAACAAAAGTACTAATAATTTTGTAAGTAGTAATATCTTGAGAAACATGACTAATAAAAAGATAGacttaaaaaataatatgatttttaaaaaaatgtcCACAAATAATTGTGAAATGAAAAATCCTAATCTCTGTTCTCTTTTGTCAAATGCATCTGAAAATGGTTCCTACAAAACAAATGATTTTCTAAAcgaaaatgaaaaatataaaactaaagataatgataatcataaatttagtgataataaaagggggaataatatattgaaaagtcataatattaaacataataatattaatgatataaatgtattacatagtgataataagtttcataatattcacacaaataatcatataggcgatttaaaatatgaagGTAGAAATATTACGAATGATAGGTTCAAAAAGAATATCatgttaaaaaataaaacaaatgaaaaagatCCTATAAGACAAATAAAGCATACCAATATTGAGgaggaaaataaaaaatatcttCTTCCTCTTAATcataatgaaatatatttagGAGAGgacaataaaataaagagTGAAAATAATGAGACAGAAAATAATGCTAAACTACgaacaaaaattataaataacatTGAAAAAAATCTTTTAGAAAATAGacatttaaattttaataagagtcataattataacagtatgataaataatatgagtcctttaaatatgaataatgtTTGTCATGATAAAAGGAAGATAATGAGTATGACTAAagatatagaaaaaaatattataaaagaaacAAACTTATTTCCTAAATTTATAAGAAGCAATAATAAAATAGCTCAGGATTTCATAAATGTTACTGATAATAAAAGTACACGTGATATTACATGTattaatgaaatattaaagCGCGAACctttaaaataa